The Humulus lupulus chromosome 4, drHumLupu1.1, whole genome shotgun sequence genome has a window encoding:
- the LOC133830970 gene encoding uncharacterized protein LOC133830970 produces the protein MPRVSAIFLVYGLFLSFFSGLLLSAVVTLDSIEIYTTHELLKSVKPEVYFQCKGENRTDFPDVKKANELYKFRGEESWQPLTELSEKKCKRCGLYERDVLKSDDIFEEWEFCPSEFNSDGKYIKFKDKEVNATFSCPQCIPFATATKLSSESHKGGKGVHVALVILISAVVSTVLVLGLLAVYKYWQKKKRQQDQARFLKLFEDGDDIEDELGFGM, from the exons ATGCCGAGAGTTTCTGCGATTTTTCTAGTATATGGCTTATTTCTCAGCTTCTTTTCAG GATTATTGTTATCGGCGGTGGTGACTTTGGATTCGATTGAGATATACACAACCCATGAGTTGTTGAAATCGGTGAAGCCAGAGGTGTATTTTCAATGCAAAGGGGAGAACCGAACCGATTTTCCGGACGTGAAGAAGGCGAACGAATTGTATAAATTCAGAGGCGAAGAGTCTTGGCAG CCTCTAACAGAACTTTCTGAGAAGAAATGCAAGCGTTGTGGATTGTATGAGAGGGATGTGTTAAAATCGGATGACATATTTGAGGAGTGGGAGTTTTGTCCTTCTGAATTCAATTCTGATGGAAAATACATCAAATTCAAGGACAAGGAAGTGAATGCTACTTTCTCTTGTCCACAGTGTATACCATTTGCTACTG CAACCAAATTGAGCTCTGAGTCGCATAAAGGAGGAAAAGGAGTGCATGTTGCTCTGGTAATACTGATCAGTGCTGTTGTTTCCACTGTATTAGTTCTTGGATTGTTAGCTGTATACAAGTATTGGCAAAAGAAAAAGAGACAGCAAGATCAAGCTCGGTTCTTGAAGCTGTTTGAAGATGGGGATGACATTGAGGATGAATTGGGTTTTGGAATGTAA